A single Muntiacus reevesi chromosome 9, mMunRee1.1, whole genome shotgun sequence DNA region contains:
- the MPZL3 gene encoding myelin protein zero-like protein 3 isoform X1 has translation MCAESLQSCLSLWNPMDCSMPVSSPWDSPGVYVIFSLEIKADAHVRGYVGENIKLRCTFKSSSSITDKLTIDWTYRPPSSSRTESIFHYQSFQYPTTAGTFRDRISWVGDVYKGDASISISNPTMKDNGTFSCAVKNPPDVHHNIPATELTVTERGFGTMLSSVALLSILVFIPSTVVVILLLVRMGRKSSGLKKRSKSGYKKSSIEVSDDTDQEGGDCMAKLCVRCAECVDSDYEETY, from the exons atgtgtgctgagtcacttcagtcgtgtctgagtctttggaatcctatggactgtagcatgccggtctcctctccatgggattctccag gtgtttatgtcatcttttccCTGGAGATTAAAGCGGATGCCCATGTCCGGGGTTATGTTGGAGAAAATATCAAGTTGAGATGCACCTTCAAGTCATCCTCTTCTATCACAGACAAACTCACCATAGACTGGACATACCGGCCTCCAAGCAGCAGCCGCACGGAATCG ATTTTTCATTATCAGTCTTTCCAGTACCCAACCACAGCTGGCACTTTTCGGGATCGGATTTCCTGGGTTGGAGATGTATACAAAGGGGATGCATCCATAAGCATAAGCAATCCTACCATGAAGGACAATGGGACATTCAGCTGTGCTGTGAAAAACCCCCCGGACGTGCACCATAATATTCCGGCCACAGAGCTGACAGTCACAGAAAGGG gtTTTGGCACGATGCTGTCCTCTGTGGCCCTTCTTTCCATTCTTGTCTTCATTCCCTCAACTGTAGTGGTTATTCTGCTACTGGTGAGAATGGGGAGGAAGTCTTCGGGGCTGAAGAAGAGGAGCAAGTCTGGCTATAAGAAGTCGTCTATTGAGGTTTCAGATGA CACTGACCAGGAAGGGGGTGACTGCATGGCGAAGCTTTGTGTTCGTTGTGCTGAGTGTGTG GATTCAGACTATGAAGAGACATATTGA
- the MPZL3 gene encoding myelin protein zero-like protein 3 isoform X2, translated as MQQSGVPGSRGCALCPLLGVLFFQGVYVIFSLEIKADAHVRGYVGENIKLRCTFKSSSSITDKLTIDWTYRPPSSSRTESIFHYQSFQYPTTAGTFRDRISWVGDVYKGDASISISNPTMKDNGTFSCAVKNPPDVHHNIPATELTVTERGFGTMLSSVALLSILVFIPSTVVVILLLVRMGRKSSGLKKRSKSGYKKSSIEVSDDTDQEGGDCMAKLCVRCAECVDSDYEETY; from the exons gtgtttatgtcatcttttccCTGGAGATTAAAGCGGATGCCCATGTCCGGGGTTATGTTGGAGAAAATATCAAGTTGAGATGCACCTTCAAGTCATCCTCTTCTATCACAGACAAACTCACCATAGACTGGACATACCGGCCTCCAAGCAGCAGCCGCACGGAATCG ATTTTTCATTATCAGTCTTTCCAGTACCCAACCACAGCTGGCACTTTTCGGGATCGGATTTCCTGGGTTGGAGATGTATACAAAGGGGATGCATCCATAAGCATAAGCAATCCTACCATGAAGGACAATGGGACATTCAGCTGTGCTGTGAAAAACCCCCCGGACGTGCACCATAATATTCCGGCCACAGAGCTGACAGTCACAGAAAGGG gtTTTGGCACGATGCTGTCCTCTGTGGCCCTTCTTTCCATTCTTGTCTTCATTCCCTCAACTGTAGTGGTTATTCTGCTACTGGTGAGAATGGGGAGGAAGTCTTCGGGGCTGAAGAAGAGGAGCAAGTCTGGCTATAAGAAGTCGTCTATTGAGGTTTCAGATGA CACTGACCAGGAAGGGGGTGACTGCATGGCGAAGCTTTGTGTTCGTTGTGCTGAGTGTGTG GATTCAGACTATGAAGAGACATATTGA